A window of the Cannabis sativa cultivar Pink pepper isolate KNU-18-1 chromosome X, ASM2916894v1, whole genome shotgun sequence genome harbors these coding sequences:
- the LOC133032122 gene encoding uncharacterized protein LOC133032122 — protein sequence MDHTFSSFATIIYAFNDKAGREILWKDLAALATVENWFLMGDFNDILSKEERIGHKVKYYLDIAFANCVEQCRLEDVKATGNFFTWSNKQQAKDRICSKIDRVMANQAWLDQYQKAEANFLSEGTFDHSPCVLSLYPRRVEGRRPFRYFKMWSNYLNFSNKVQEVWNNRVYGTKMYQVISKLKALKPVVKEINKVGFSDMHTAVQRAQGDLENVQQQLQQGPLDIEMLDRELAARTKLIQVQQDYSTFLQQKAKVTCIQNGDLNTAIFHASIKERARHNHIFSIENQLGSRIIDPNLISTTFVDYYK from the coding sequence ATGGATCATACCTTTAGTAGCTTTGCTACTATCATTTATGCTTTCAATGATAAAGCTGGGAGAGAGATACTATGGAAAGATTTGGCAGCTTTAGCAACAGTGGAGAACTGGTTTTTAATGGGAGATTTTAATGATATTCTCTCAAAGGAGGAGAGAATAGGCCATAAAGTCAAGTATTATCTGGACATAGCTTTTGCGAACTGTGTTGAGCAGTGTCGGTTGGAAGATGTGAAGGCAACTGGGAATTTTTTCACATGGTCGAACAAACAACAAGCAAAAGATAGAATTTGTTCCAAAATTGATAGAGTTATGGCTAATCAAGCGTGGCTCGATCAATATCAGAAAGCAGAGGCTAATTTTTTGAGCGAAGGGACATTTGATCATTCTCCTTGTGTATTATCCTTGTATCCAAGGAGAGTTGAAGGAAGGAGACCATTTCGTTACTTCAAAATGTGGAGTAATTACCTGAACTTCAGCAATAAGGTTCAGGAGGTGTGGAACAATCGGGTATATGggaccaagatgtatcaagtgATTTCAAAGCTTAAAGCTCTAAAACCGGTTGTAAAAGAGATTAACAAAGTTGGTTTCTCTGATATGCACACGGCTGTCCAGAGAGCCCAAGGTGATCTAGAAAATGTGCAACAACAATTACAGCAAGGCCCTCTTGATATTGAGATGCTTGATAGAGAATTGGCTGCGAGAACTAAGCTAATCCAGGTGCAGCAAGACTACTCAACATTCCTGCAACAGAAGGCTAAGGTCACTTGTATCCAAAATGGAGATTTGAATACTGCAATTTTTCATGCAAGTATCAAGGAAAGAGCAAGACATAATCATATTTTCTCTATAGAAAACCAGCTAGGTTCCAGGATCATTGACCCCAATCTGATCTCAACAACATTTGTTGATTACTATAAGTAG